The Montipora foliosa isolate CH-2021 chromosome 10, ASM3666993v2, whole genome shotgun sequence genomic sequence CTCTCTTCACCACACTGTCCTGGAGACTTTTCCACAAACAAAAGCCATGTTCCTCATGCTTCTTCTTCCAGTAGAGACGGGCGCTGCTTTGCACAACCAAGCACTCGATCAAATCCTCGTTATGACGACGAGGCTTCTCTGGCATATCGTGCCAGTTTTACACGTTCCATCAATTTTTAAAACTCCcattaatagaccaatttcgatatcttaataaaattcagtccgaaataAAAGGCATCAtcacgaggctctggggaataaacttatacaaatccttatagttattccccagagcctcgagatggtgccttttgtttcgaaTTGAATTTAAATCATGTATCGAAATTAGTCTGTTACGAAATGGaattaaaattaaaaccaaCGAAATTATCATTGTCAACAGGAAATTTTCGTTCTTTGAGTGCTATGACGCGCTCATTTGAAGGTCACGGTTATTGGGAGAGGGAAGCAGCGTTCTTCTGAGAAAACACCTTGTTTCCAAAAGATATATGAGAATGTTTTGAAACGAGATCGTATTGTAAGGGAGAGGCACGGAACGTTTTTGAGCttcggacggcaaccggaatttgagctgttttccattttaacttgtcttgacacttCAACGTTTATATTCCTAAGTATCTTTTAATTGTTAGAGACacttttagtttgaaaatctgTGAGAGACTACTGTCTGGCAGGCAAAATGGTCACTTCCGGTTTACGTCCGGGGCTCATCAACGCCGCGTTCTTTAGCTCCCCAATTGGCCGACGCGGAAAATACTGGTACTCTTTGCTTGTCCACCCAAAtattgaataagcattgtttcctgtttctcttgggCCTTACAATGGCccagagagaaaacaaaaacaatgcttatacaaaatttgggtggaccaACAAAGGGTActatggtattttccgtttcggccaatagacctttttaccgttATGTGCCAAGTTTCCTTCCCTTTAAATAAAAAGCGacgctggagttgaccttgttaaTTGTTATAAAACAGACGTCCACCCTCCTTTTAGAGCGAGTTCCagttgagtgtcgtaaaaccaaaaccaaagtaattactttggccaatcaaaaaggactcagacaatccggcaaaccaatcaaaactcgaagtaattacacgtagccgacacaaagcgcgggaaaatgtgcacgcgtgagccacgattggttttggtttcacttctgattggttgaaaaaacggcgcgagaactttgaaccaatcactgagtgaagtaatcataaaccaaagtaattatctaattactttcgacactcaattgaaaaccgctctgtgTTAATGgtgttgttctcatgctaattactttaaatttagaTAAGACAAGACGCCTATAATGGCGTATCCgcgggatgcacaaacagttgacacaaattgtccagttacagtgaactacaaccacgcgtaaacttcggaaaatggggagagattaccagaaagtcAAATCTATAATTTCACTAGAAGTCATTACCGTTGAGTTCGTTTGGTAACGTCGTCGTTTTCACTATAACGTCGCCGTCGTTTTCACTATAACGTCGTCAGAGACGACAAACAAAGACCCGACCGAAACGTGCcgtccatttacaaaaaaaaacccgttTCCAGTTACACGAAACCTTTCACCCTACCGCGACCGTGTTCCCAAAATTTACAAGCTGGTAAGAATAGTCTCCTCTACTGAAATAGGTCAAAGCTCTGGCAAAATCAATCCAGTCTTTCAGTGGGTAGTGACTTATCCAGTAGATCTTGCTATCCTCATTTTGAGTCGAACTGCGTGGGCCAGAGACTCGCTTCCATGTTGAATTGAGCCTCACACTCATTCCAGGAGGCCTTCTTTGGGTCGCTTTGTTTgcggacaccaacatggctgcaaAGATGTAGTGCGCATGCACTTTTACGGGACCAAACCAAGGGACGAGTCGAGGGACACTTTCTTTCGGattcattaaatttatttaagtagttggtttcaaaaaatttcaGGTAGAATCGGGATTTGAAGCATTATTTGGGATTATTATTGGTATCTACAAAGGTGATAACAAATGAGAAAACCATACTTAAAATACAGTGTACATTGTAAAACGGTCAACTTGAAAGAAACTCCAATTTACATCGTGAAACCACGGTATCGATTTTCTGAATTACCAGAAAACAAACAATATAATTAATTTCATAGCTCTAAATCTGATCGTCGAGTTATATTGATTTCCTTAAGCCTCAAAATTGGAACCATaacaaaacacgggttgaacgAAAACCCCTGTCACATCTGGTATGAAATATTCAATTCAAATCTGATAATAAACCTAGATTATTATTTGTATAAAACCATTTAATTGCAGAAAGGAATGTCTTTTTTACAAGCTGATTCCTGCATGAATCCAATTTAGTAACCGTCGTCGTCACGAGGTTAAAAAGATTCCAGACCGGTTAGCTTCAAGGGAGTCTGCAAAAATCAAAAAAGGGAAGAAAAGTTAAACTTAAATCAGAGCAAAAAATACACAGTGTAGGTTTCCCTTTAGGGCTAAGCGGTGGGATACCATCTCACAAACGAATCTTCTCGTCCTTACTTAGGCCAAAACTAGTTGAAATTAATACTTAATCAGTTTAGGCaaacttccgctcaggttgtcgaaacgtcaggcACTGctaacagtccttctcaggactacccTTTGGCCCGACGATCAAATTCCATCGAGGTACAATGACAGGATAATGACAGACCACTACTCCATGTTGGTTATTCTGGCCTTTTAAACTCTTATCAAACTCACAGACTTCAATAGAATAGGGTGTGCTGAAATATATTCCCCTCGtcaataaagttgtttatcggtcaaattaaagaaaacaacattaaatgTTTTACCTTAATTTCTAAAATCACTTATTATAACTTTTCCAAGCTTTCTTCTAGCGTTTCCTCTGAGCTTTCTGTTGGTAACTTGGTGGCACTTTCCCCAGCTGGAATGTCAGTGGAAAAAGCCACAAACAAGCCGTAAGTTTCATTACATTGTTTAGTTATAGAGAGTATACACGCAATGATGTATGAActtcatatatttgaactgcggttATGTAATTCTAAGCGAAAGTGATAATTGTAGTTAATGAAGACAAGTAACCAGTTGCAATGAAGCCGTCGAAGAATGGGGGCCGTTTCTGGAACGTCACGAatttttttgggcctttttcgGGTGTCCCTCGGGtgtccctcgggactcaacatggttGCCGCGTGTGATTAGAGCCCATTCCTTCTGTATCTTAAACACGAAGGCGCACTATATaaggcgtggtgccttaggCACATGCAAACGATTTATCAATCGGTCAACACTggctgtaaaaagaatgaaaacaggcagaatagGCCAAATaccggaaaataccataatactctttgtttgttcccccaaatttagcataagcattgtttttgttttctcttgggaccattaaaAGTGGCCTattagagctttagttcaacaggaaatagcgtttctaagcaaagccgcgctgctctacagtatttaggtctaaaaaccactttgaagacggttaacttttacttgttttgctgggtactactacatgtatgtcaatactctaaaaaaataCGATTTtccaggagcttgtctcgttagtctagtggatatagaggttacttcatggttggtgagtgcggacgatttttcttcacgagttgcgagaggcgcgaacgaacgagtgagcgcagcgaacgagtgagttcagcgactcctcgcaacgagtgaagaaaaatcggacaaacgaaccaaccatgaagtaatttgtttattttatacgtactgagatttcaaaagaatactacgcaaaaaaatcgttatgaagaataaatttatttcaaatcgcGTAATAAAGCTGAATGATGGAATGACAAAGTcaaattaaatgtatttttttcgacaattatttataaaaaatatataaagccTAAAACGTTTATAACAAATCCTCAATagatgaaaataaaaaagaaagaaaggcaaaaaagTCTGACCTTCACTTATTTTTGTTACGTAGCTGAGCACACAGCCCACCGACGGCCGATGCTAggaattgttgttgttgttccgatgctaggaattgttgcagcacggctacattttgcaaagttttctttttagtgctttcgttttcttgttctgagatgaaatcctccacagacacatctaaatccttaaatcttgatgccattttatttgacgagaaatgaaaaacaactcgccgttgcttgccagtcgttgagaaaagactgatagagctctacgattttcttcactagtgacaaagagccgtccgtggcctgtgattggtcggacgatatttttcactagtgacaaaaaccgtccgaccaatcagaagccagcaatcacgcacagggatgaaatttatttcattgctttttggcgcgaaaatctcagtatgtataggaTAAATTGCAATATGCAAGGAGaacccatcgatccgggttcaaatcTTTGGCTTGCCAAATGTGAATGTTCTCTGCACATTGAAacgtttgtttctttgaagaagATTTGAAGACTGAAGTaaattgtacgtcgtgtaagttgaataaaaaggaaaatgtcagtttgagggacgACAATGAGTGTTCACCTTATCAATCAACCATCGACGCAAacgagctctgtgataattaaccctttcactcctgtaagggccaccgagacttatagattttactctgtctaacgccagacgattttactcgtcaatggggaaccccacaggagtgaaagggttaattttgtgcaataaaaaaagccCCTTATTGCAATGTGTCCGTGGTGTCATAAAATGTAATCTGTCGTTCTTTCTTTTAATCCCGAGCCCCTTTGTCTTgcgctagaaatatcttttcttgcttccgtctctgtgttgctgtttgttgatcaccatctcggataattaatcagttgtgcTCGACCgaccccttttatagtgcgtgTTCCTGTTTAAGAACGGGGAGGTCTTAAGTCACAAACcttcacaatcattttgctCTTTGTAGTCTTGAAAGCATGTTTACAGACTAGCTTATCAAAACAAGCGGATGGCGGATCtcgtaaatggcttttcgggccctgTGTCACAGCAAGCCGATTTGTACCGGGGGGTCCAGATCTAGGGGGGTCCAAATTCGCTGGGACACCGGAAAGTTATCAGGAATTTCAAGAAAAGGGACCCTGAAACAAATTCAGGCTTGAACCGGACTCGAACCCATGCCAGCGCCATTGCGTTGCTCCACTATTAAGCCATGTTGGAGCTGGTCGCTTGCAAGTTCGTATTATATCCcatgacactgaggtgaatgaACGATAGAGATACATGAAAGAGAAGAATGTGTGATAGAAAATTACATAACCTCTGCTCAAATATATAGGGAATTTCACATAATTATTCTCTATCGCATGTTCACCTATTCGGGAATACAATATGAACTTGCAAGCGACCAACTTCcagatggcttgatagctcaatgGTAGAGAAAGAGCAGAATAATCGCATGGCCATAGGTCCAAGACTCCCTTATGGCCTGGATATTTTCGGGCTTCTTCACAACTGAACAAATTGCTTCATCAACTGTGATGACCATTTTCACTTAGAACTGAATTTCAAACCTTTCAAATATAGTGTTGTTTCCCTGGATCAAAGTAATGTATTGAGTCATTACTGGTTACTTGAATGTTGCTTGCGTAAGTCTGCACCATTTAAGTGAACTGCAAAAATTAATGTCACCTCCCAACTGCCTTGATTAAGCCATAATTGCTGCACTACATAGATGCAAAATAATTACCCTCTTATTGTCACACTTCACATGCAAAATTTTGTATTCAAGACACACTAAAAAAATGGTCTTGCTTTTGACACTTACATGATTGGCTAGTGTCTGTTGAGTTGGTGACTTTAACTTCGGAGGGCACTTTACCGTTCAAAGGTGCTGTAGATTCCAAGGATGAGTTACCAGGTTTGGAAAGTGTAAGTGTAGAATTATTGATGGGTGAAGACTGAGTAACTTTTTCCACTTTTACTAACAAGATGCTGCCAACGTTACTTGCTTTCGTAGGTGATGGTGTGGTGGGTTCAGATTCCATATCCTCTAGTTCTAACTCCTCCTCAGCATCTGCAGGGCTGTTAGTTGCTTCACTCTGATTTTGAGACATGGTCGTTTCATTAACAACTTGTTGCAAGGCAGTTGCTGTGAAACCAAAAAGCCAAAAATAATGCCATGGGTTGAGGGCTGACTTTTATTAgcgttactttacttttttattcagaaatgGAATGATCTCTTTCCACGAGCACTAATAACAAAAACCATAAGTGGTGgccaacagaacagaacagaacactTGGGGATACTCAGAAGAAATATTTTGCTGGCTGTAGACATAAAACACAATAAAGAAAATTTGCGCTGAAGTGAGGCTTGAAAAACAAATAACTGCTGGCCTACACCAGGAAATACACGTAGGGTCCACCCTTTCCCTGCCCcgtggaaggaaaaaaaagagactCTGGGAACAacattgtacattgtataaCACTGAATGGAACATCATGCAACAGCAGATGCACCGAAAAACGGTATGCTTTGTAAAATCGCCGAGTAAATTTGAGCCTCCTTTTGCTCAAATCAGTCAAAGAATTTCTTTTGgagcaagaaaacaaaaatatcatGTTAAGATCTGAACAAGATGTAAGAATCCTTTTAGGATTCTTGAAAATGAAGGACAAAGACAGCACAAGAGAAGATACTCCAGAAGTTGAGCTGAATGAGCAAATTAATTTTATCATCTCTGTTTGCACTAAAGATGGCAATGAATACAAGCTAATTTAGGGGCTAGGAATTTTAAACCATTTTgtgaaaataattaatgtttCCCAAACAGTACGTGAAAAATCTCACTTGCTATGATATGAAcaaataataactattattattactactactacatgGAGACTGCTTTGCTCAACTTTTATTCACTTGTCAATATGCATCAGAAAACTAGCTGTATATACTACTCAAGTTGTGAATAAAAAGTAATTGTACAAGTGAAATCATCTCTATTATTGATCGCACATGAACATGTACAGTCCATGTCTACTCAAAGATGAACACCTTACCCGTTAATTCACCACCAGACTTGTTAAAGGATTCTAGTTGCTCTTTAACTGATTCTAACTCTAATTTGTTGCTTGACAACTGCTCCCACAGTTTCCCTACTTCTGCCAAACAGGAGCATGCAGTACTTTTTTCTGGTGGTGTACTTTCATGCTCATGGAGGACACGTGATTGGTTCACCTGCGTAAGATCCAAAACCTATGACAAtcggtgcaaaaaaaaaaaaaaaaaaaaaaaaacaacatgagTACTCTGTCTGAATTATGACCTTAGACCTTATCACCCATTATCAATACCAACATGTCTTGGGTTGACTGCTATCCTCAGACATTTATTTATGACGTTAGTTGAAGCATACACAGTGCAAAACTGCACTGCTTCACTGATAGTGACTACTAAATCTGAACACAGAATCCCTCTGCTCTTGCATCAATTAGGGGTCTCTTTGACTGTACTCAGCAGGTAGGTTTAAAATGAAGTTTGTACTATGTATGCATACTTTGATTGCCACAAATGGGTCTCGGTTCTTGTTAAGTTGACAGTAGCCCAGTAGAGCCTtccacaataatattattacaataatgcaAATTAAAATTCATCACCAGTAACCCCCAGAGTGAGAAATGAATTTTCCTCTTTCtctgttaaagaaaattacctaataggtttaaaaaaaaacatttttttcaaaattacataCCAGTTCTGCAAGTTGTCTTGAATGTTCACTTACATCCTCAGACAGTTTTGAAACATCATGTGACAAATTAAAGAGCTGATTAACTACACCCTTATTGTCGCCTCCATGATGATCTTCCAACACCACATCAGTATTGTTAGGATTCACCATCTGTGACACCTTTGTCTGCAAGTCACCTATGATGGCCTATTTGCCATAAAACAGCAAACAAATAAGGAGgaagtacagtgtacatgtaaacCTGACACATTCAAAAACTAAGGaacacaagaacaaaaaaagaataaagaacAATAAAATTGGGTGGATACATATGTAACTTCTTGGGTGCTTGCCAAACTTCTCAAGTGCATGATAAGTTGATaataaattatcataattatgcaCACATAATTTTGACAAGACTTGGTTACTCTACTCAAATCAGCTGCAACTTCAAATTTCATAGAAATCCCTGATGCATGATCACTCCCAAGTTTCAAATTAATGCATGggtcatatacatgtaataatcaCTGTTTTCATTGTCACAACTTATCTTTCACAGAAATTTACCTACCACATGTTTTCGGACTTCTTTGAGAAGACTTTTCATTATATCCCTAAGTTTCACAACTTTATTTGTGAGTGTGTTATTAACAGTTGTCACAATTCCCATGACTCTTGCCACCTCCTAGCATAAAAATCAAAGGGAAAACATACAAAAACAAGTCAGAAAGTCAACACTTACTAGATTACAATGTAGTGTTGCTGCTGGACTGTTGGCTGGAAGCAATAATCAGAAATGACTTGGTGTATTACTAAAAAAACTTATAATCCAAAAATTGTATCCTGGTCAACATTGCTATAGTATACAGCATCCTCATCAACAACTTTTAATATTCACAAAATTATTTCTGCTGTCAATTTATGGTAAACTCATCCACAGGACCAAGTCAGTCCCA encodes the following:
- the LOC137972965 gene encoding EF-hand calcium-binding domain-containing protein 14-like isoform X1, translated to MNPKKAKRSKEESLLISYNSNEDRGNRSSESDNNVPPLDLPPTRLRRPRSRKLHVTPQSRTCCSPWNVLQVIFVLFTVGAMICLMWFTVILKTSLESMKRRVVTLESYDRSTTREYGDLSKDMNDKYQRLKASDDDAIKFSNEHFKSILKQIVYLNLTVADLQKRVKKPENANTLTKDIDSLKKGMADTGGEITELKDKVKQLTHLAGQEHEKVELLTAKLFNLSVQVAEIMGRPTPKPPQNTGTPPLILRMPVSSDENTNSEDKVSFKNITTTISAEVARVMGIVTTVNNTLTNKVVKLRDIMKSLLKEVRKHVAIIGDLQTKVSQMVNPNNTDVVLEDHHGGDNKGVVNQLFNLSHDVSKLSEDVSEHSRQLAELVLDLTQVNQSRVLHEHESTPPEKSTACSCLAEVGKLWEQLSSNKLELESVKEQLESFNKSGGELTATALQQVVNETTMSQNQSEATNSPADAEEELELEDMESEPTTPSPTKASNVGSILLVKVEKVTQSSPINNSTLTLSKPGNSSLESTAPLNGKVPSEVKVTNSTDTSQSSGESATKLPTESSEETLEESLEKL
- the LOC137972965 gene encoding EF-hand calcium-binding domain-containing protein 14-like isoform X3; its protein translation is MLLSIGMGKRKREMKLSSRKNGTLVPDDDSDSDLQEFTLPKKRIIKPGKSTYVARRCGCCRVCASVFLSLLLIASVLCVIVLGWFSLRLKRDLDFVRKRLSKVESYDRSTTREYGDLSKDMNDKYQRLKASDDDAIKFSNEHFKSILKQIVYLNLTVADLQKRVKKPENANTLTKDIDSLKKGMADTGGEITELKDKVKQLTHLAGQEHEKVELLTAKLFNLSVQVAEIMGRPTPKPPQNTGTPPLILRMPVSSDENTNSEDKVSFKNITTTISAEVARVMGIVTTVNNTLTNKVVKLRDIMKSLLKEVRKHVAIIGDLQTKVSQMVNPNNTDVVLEDHHGGDNKGVVNQLFNLSHDVSKLSEDVSEHSRQLAELVLDLTQVNQSRVLHEHESTPPEKSTACSCLAEVGKLWEQLSSNKLELESVKEQLESFNKSGGELTATALQQVVNETTMSQNQSEATNSPADAEEELELEDMESEPTTPSPTKASNVGSILLVKVEKVTQSSPINNSTLTLSKPGNSSLESTAPLNGKVPSEVKVTNSTDTSQSSGESATKLPTESSEETLEESLEKL
- the LOC137972965 gene encoding EF-hand calcium-binding domain-containing protein 14-like isoform X2 translates to MLLSIGMGKRKREMKLSSRKNGTLVPDDDSDSDLQEFTLPKKRIIKPGKSTYVARRRCGCCRVCASVFLSLLLIASVLCVIVLGWFSLRLKRDLDFVRKRLSKVESYDRSTTREYGDLSKDMNDKYQRLKASDDDAIKFSNEHFKSILKQIVYLNLTVADLQKRVKKPENANTLTKDIDSLKKGMADTGGEITELKDKVKQLTHLAGQEHEKVELLTAKLFNLSVQVAEIMGRPTPKPPQNTGTPPLILRMPVSSDENTNSEDKVSFKNITTTISAEVARVMGIVTTVNNTLTNKVVKLRDIMKSLLKEVRKHVAIIGDLQTKVSQMVNPNNTDVVLEDHHGGDNKGVVNQLFNLSHDVSKLSEDVSEHSRQLAELVLDLTQVNQSRVLHEHESTPPEKSTACSCLAEVGKLWEQLSSNKLELESVKEQLESFNKSGGELTATALQQVVNETTMSQNQSEATNSPADAEEELELEDMESEPTTPSPTKASNVGSILLVKVEKVTQSSPINNSTLTLSKPGNSSLESTAPLNGKVPSEVKVTNSTDTSQSSGESATKLPTESSEETLEESLEKL